The genomic segment GGGCTATTTCCACCCCGCCGGTTGACATACTAGCGAGACCGGCATTACATCGTGCGCGCCCGCCACATTTGACCAAGACGCGGCGCCGGAGAGCAAAGGGCTGAATGAGTCATAATGCCGAAAATCGAGATGCCGACTTGCGCGCGAACGCCGGCCGTTCGGCGCTGTTCACAGATCTTTACGAGCTCACCATGGCGCAGGCTTATCTGGCCGAGGGCATGCAAGAAACCGCCGTGTTCGAGCTCGCCTTTCGTACCCTGCCCGCGACCCGCAACTACGTGATGGCATGTGGGCTGGCGCGCGTGCTGTCGTGGCTGGAGGCGTTGCGGTTTACCGCGGCCGACCTCGCGTATCTTGATGGTCTGCAACGGTTTTCGGGCGCGTTTCTCAGACGTCTGGAAGCTTTAAGCTTCAGCGGCGACGTGTACGCGGCACCGGAAGGCACGGTGGTGTTTCCGAACGAGCCGGTGATTCAAGTCATTGCGCCTATTATCGAGGCGCAACCGGCGGAGACCTGGATTCTGAATCAGGTCCACTGCGCTTCGGTGTTCGCCTCCAAGGCGGCGCGTGTGGTCACGGCGGCACAAGGATGCGCGGTGGTCCATTTCGGCGCGCGTCGCGCGCATGGCTTCGACGCGGCGCTGCAAGTGGCGCGCGCGAGCTACATCGCGGGTGCGACGGCGACGTCCAACGTCGAAGCCGGGCGCTGTTACGGCATCCCGGCGGACGGCACCATGGCGCACAGCTACATTCAGGCGCACGACGACGAGCGCGAGGCGGTTAGCCGCTTTGTGCGCGAATTCCCCGGGACGACGGTGCTGGTCGATACCTACGATACGATAAGTGCGGTGCGCAAGCTGATCGGATTGCTGCTGGATTCCGGCGGTGAATTGACCATTGGCGCCGTGCGGCTGGACTCCGGCGATATCGACTCACTCTCGCGCGAAACCCGGCGTCTGCTGGACGAAGCCGGTCTTCGCCAGGTGAAAATCATCGCGTCCAGCGGCCTTGACGAGCACAAGATCGCGGCGCTGGTGCGCGTGTCGGCGCCGGTGGACGGTTTCGGCGTGGGCACGCGTCTGGCCGTCTCCAGCGATGCGCCCGAACTGGATTTCGCCTACAAACTGGTCGAGTACGCGGGCCGGCCGCGCATGAAGACTTCCAGCGACAAATTGGTTCTGCCCGGACGCAAACAGGTGTTCCGCCGCTGGCGCGACGACCAGATGGCTTCGACGAACAGCACGCGGGCGAGCCGTTGCTGGAGCCGGTGATGCGTGCAGGCAAACGCCTTGATCACGTTTCGCAAGCTTCGGTCGATGCGGGCTTCTTGCAGCGAGAGCGGCGCGAACGGTTAGCTGCGATACGCAGGCACGCCCGCGCGCAGCTAAACGCACTACCGCCGTCGATACGGGCGATCGAGAATGCCACACAAGGCTACCCGGTCGAGGTCAGCGCGCCTCTGGCCGCCGCGCAACAGGCGCTGCGGGCGCGGCTCAGCCACGATGGCAGGCGTGATGACCATTGAGCCCGCGCACGAAGAGGCGTCACGAACGCTCGCATCGGTCGTGGCGCTCACCTTCGACGTGTTCGGTACGGTGGTCGACTGGCGCTCATCGATCGTTCGTGAGGGCTGGCGGTTGAGCGAGCGTCACGGCTTCGGCGTGGACTGGACGCAGCTCGCAGACGAGTGGCGGGCCGGCTACGCGCCCGCCATTGAGCGCGTGCGCTCCGGCGAATTGCCGTGGATGACAATCGACGCCTTGCACCGCATGCTCCTCGATGAGCTGCTGCTCAAGTTCGGAATCGATGGTCTTTCTGAGAGCGAAATCGAGCACCTGAATCGCGCGTGGCACCGTCTCGATCCGTGGCCGGACGCCGTAATCGGTCTCAACCGGCTGCGCTCGCGCTACATTCTGGCGACCTTGTCGAACGGCAATATGTCACTACTGGTGAACATGGCGAAGTATGCCGGACTGCCCTGGGACTGCGTGCTTTCCGCGGAACTGTGCCGGCGCTACAAGACCGACGCGCAAGTCTACGAGATGGCCGCGCGGCTGCTTGGGTTGGCGCCTGAGCAGGTGATGATGGTCGCCGCGCATGTGGACGATCTGGAGGGCGCCAGAAATGCCGGATTCAGAACCGCGTTCGTGTCGCGCCCGCTGGAGCATGGTCCGCGTGGTCACGTAGAGACCGTCGCGCAGGGGTCGGTCGACATCATCACGACCGATCTGCTTGACCTTGCAGAGAAGCTGGGCGGGTGAGGCCGGACGGCGTCACGCTTGCCGCCGCATTCCGGAGCGCCCGGCGGCTTTCGGCCGCGCCGCTTCGCAAAAGGTTATGCTCGATGCCTTTGGCTCGCGCGACCTTGCTCTTCGCTGTATTACTCGGTGCGGTTGCCGCACAGTCCACGCCGGCGCATCACTACACCGTGAGCATCGATCGTAAGCTTCAGACGTTAAGCGTGCGAGTCTGCTTCAGTGGCGCGCCCCCGCGCGCGCTCGTGGCGGCCTCAGAGCACGCGCGGTTTTTCGTCAAAATGCCCGGCGGTGAAGAAGATCCCAAGCGCCTGGCTCTGGATGATGTACCGGATGATGGCTGTATCGCCTATCAGGTAGACGTGGCCGGCATTGCCATTCTCGGTCAACTGACTCTGGGAAGCTGGATCGGAAACGATATGATCGTGGCGCCCGACGTCTGGCTGTGGCGTCCTGCGAACCCCGACGCCAACATCGAGCTTCGCTTCGACTTGCCGCCCGGCATTGCCGTCTCCGCGCCGTGGAGGCCGCTGCCCGGCGGCGGTTACGACGTTGGCCACACACCCGCGCACTGGCCCGCGGCGGTGGCACTCGGTCGCTTTGAAGAACGTGAAATCAAGGTGCCCGGCGCGGTGCTGCGGCTGGCAGTTCTCGATGCAGATCCGCTGGCGGATGTGGAGGAAATTCAGACGTGGATTGAAGACGCGGCGCGTGCGGTCGCGGGTCTGTACGGACGCTTCCCGGTGGATCATGCGCAGGTGCTGGTCATTCCCAAGGGCGAAGGTGACGGGCCGGTTCCCTACGGACACGTGATGCGCGGAGGCGCGGGCGCCGTGCGCTTATTTATCGATCAGCGACGGCCGCTCAAGGAGTTCCTCGCCGACTGGACCGCGACACACGAGTTCGCGCATCTGACCTTGCCTCTGGAGCGGCGAGGCGGCGCCTGGCTCTCCGAGGGCATCGCGAGCTATTACCAGGAGATCCTGCGCGCACGCAGCGGCGGCCTCACCCCGCAACAAGCCTGGCAAGAATTGCACGAAGGTTTCGAGCGCGGCAAACAGGCGAGCGCCGACGCGACCCTGCTCGAAGCGTCGGCGAACATGTACCGCGATAGCGCCTATACGCGCGTGTACTGGAGTGGCGCGGCCATCGCGCTGCTGGCGGATCTGGAATTGCGAAAGCTAAGCGATAACAAACAGTCGCTGGATTCCGCGCTGGAAAAACTTGGGCGTTGCTGCCAGCCGTGGGATCGCGCGTGGTCAGCACGTGAGCTTCTGGCGCGGCTAGATGAACTGACGGGTACAACTGTGTTCACCGAGTTGTATCGCGAGCACGTTTTCTCGAAAGATTTTCCTGAGCTCACGGATGCGTATGCCGAGCTGGGATTAAAGCTGCGCGAAGGCGAGTTTCAATTGCCGCCCGCTCCCAACGCCCACATGCGCGATGCGATTATGCACGGTACGTAGTGACAGAACTAAAACGTGAGTTTCATGCCAAACCGCGTGCCCGTGTTTGAGATGTAGAGCCGGTTAACTGCCGGAAAAGCGGCTCAGTTAGGCGGAGCCTCATTAAAAATTTTCTTGTACTCTCGTACGAAGTCCCTGGGTACATCTCCCAACCACCGCCAGAAGCCTGCGATCCGACGTATGTCCTGCATGGTGACATGGCGTTGATCCAGCATAAGCTTAAGTAACTGGAGCGTGCTCGTGATTTGAACGTGGAACATGCGGGCGAGCGTAGCCATATCCGCATCGTCGGTGACCACCGGAACGCCAAGAACATAGCCGTGAGCCAGGTTACGAACATCGACGCGTGTCGGGCCAGGTACTTCTGTTAGAACGGCCTCCCACATAATCCCCTCGGAGATGGTGATGTCAGCTCTTTGACGCTTAGATAACGTCAGTGGTTTACATCGATTTGCCCTATATTCCGGAGCATCGACCCAGGGAAACTTCGTCTGGAGACGGCGCGAGCGGTCGTATTCGGCCTCCAGCTCTTGCAACACATAAAGGCAATATGCCTTGCTGCCAAATTCCTGGAAAAGGAGCGGATGGATCTCTTTGGCGAGCCGGAAATAAGCATTGGAGTCGAGCAGAAGCTTGGTTTGAGCCATGCCTCCCCCTCATACCTAAAGAAGGCAAGCGGGGAATATACAAACGAAGTGGCCTCTTCCATGAAACATGACACAGCGTTGCTCTAGGCCAAATGCCGGTGCAACTCGCGAGCATCCAACAATGGAATGTCGAGAATGGACTGAATGTAACCGGGCCCTTTTGCCTCTTTGATTAGATACTGCTTGAGAACCGCGACAAACGGGCTTTGAAATAGCTTCTCGACTCTGTCGATATACTCATCCGCCCCTGGAAGATTATCATCAAATAGCGTGGTGCTCACGTTATGGTAGGCCTTACTTAAATTCTTAGCGGCACCGTAAATCGCCGGATCGAGCGAGAGCGGGCGAAGCCCTGCATCGATCGCATACTTGTTGATTTCCCGATAGACCGAGATGGGAGAAATCAGGCTTGCCTCCGCAATCCCCTTGATCCGATTAATTTGCGCTCCTTCACTTCGGGCTGCATGTACGTGCTCCCACGCACGAGCCGCCTGATCCCCTGGAAACAATAATGCTCCAGCAAAAGCATCGGCAAAATCTTCCGCAATATCACCGCGCAACTCGGGCGCCAGAATATGGCCGAGTTCATGCGTCATCCAGAACTTGAAATCGTGAATCTCGCTGTCGATGTTCAAGTAAACCCAAGTAGTCATCGAATCAGGCAAAAAGATGTGCAGCGCATTTTCGTGCCTGTCTTTTTTGCCCCATAGAACTGGAACGAGCACTGCTTGTAGCTCGCCAAATCTATTAATCAGGTGATGAAAATCAATAGCGTCATCAGGGCGCACGCCAATCTCTTTTCTAAATTTTGAGACAACGTCCTGAATGTAGCGATAATCATCGTTGGGCTTCTTCAGCGTCGCCGGACGAACTAATTTGTCGAAAGGAAGATATGGCACCAAACGACGTAGTAAGCGGCCTATATCCTTGGCGTGCGCTATATGCTGTTTCGTGGTCTTTCTGGCTCCCATTTTTCTGAAAGCGACCACGGGTTCGGAGTCGTTGTCTGGACGGACAATTACCTGATCGACTTGGAGATCCAGCCTCAAAGCCAGCTTTAGGAGTTTGTCTGGACGGGGTAACGATTTTCCTTGAAGCCATCTGGAAACTGCCTCGCGAGATACATCCAGTTCGCGGGCGAGCGTGGCCGGATTGACTCCCTTCCGATCCATGGCCTCCTTGACGCGCTCAAGGTTGAGCTGTTTCTCCATACCCTTCGAACCCTACGGAAAATGTCAACTTTTGTCAACATAAATGCCTCATGCCAGCGGGCTCGTGAGTTCGGCGTAGCGACGGAACAGGAAGGCGACGCGCTCGGCGTCGCCGGCGTAGGTTTACTGTCCCCCGTCGGGCATGTAGGCGGCATCTACGGCGCGGTCGAGTTTTGCGTGCGCCTTCGTCAGGTTTGGCGGCATGATGTTCGGATCGTAGAGCTGGGCGAGAGTCGCGCCGGTATGCGCTTTACGGGCGTCGAGCACGTTTTGGGCGGTAGCCTCGATGGCGTCGCGGTGTTTGTCTTCAAGCTTTTGCGGCCAGGGAAAGGTGTTGTAGACCATTGAGCCGGAATATTGGTAACGACCTTCCAACCGCCCAGCACATAAACGCATCCACGCCATGTGCATCGCGGATTGTAGAACGCCGAATAGAAATAGATTCGGCTGCGCGATGATGTAATTCTTGTTGCTGGTGATGACGTCCTTCGTCATCCAGCCGACCGGAACGTAGTGCCGTCGTTCGGAGGACACTTCCGGAATAAGTATGTAATCGGAATCGGGTTGCGATTGATAGAAAAATCTCGTCGGTGTAGACGTGGCACGCTTTGTAGGCGCAGCGCTGCTCGCTTCCCGAAATCTGCGTACAGCCTCCACGCGCTTTTTAACCAAAGGCATTGCATGAAGCTGCGTGGGCGTTGCGTCCACGAGCCAGAGGCAATAACGCTCTTTGCCGTTGATAAATTCTTCCGATCCAATATAGCGTTTTATAAAAGCTTCGGCCTCGGGTTCGTGTGCGAGCAATTCCGTCCGCTCCGCCGGTGTCAGCAGCAGATGCCCGCCATCAGTCGGTTTATTACCGCAGCGCATATTAGGCATCGGCATTAGCGGCTTCGTACGCT from the Gammaproteobacteria bacterium genome contains:
- a CDS encoding haloacid dehalogenase type II encodes the protein MTIEPAHEEASRTLASVVALTFDVFGTVVDWRSSIVREGWRLSERHGFGVDWTQLADEWRAGYAPAIERVRSGELPWMTIDALHRMLLDELLLKFGIDGLSESEIEHLNRAWHRLDPWPDAVIGLNRLRSRYILATLSNGNMSLLVNMAKYAGLPWDCVLSAELCRRYKTDAQVYEMAARLLGLAPEQVMMVAAHVDDLEGARNAGFRTAFVSRPLEHGPRGHVETVAQGSVDIITTDLLDLAEKLGG
- a CDS encoding class I SAM-dependent DNA methyltransferase — encoded protein: FVELERADEEARKRIRCGFVSTKSITQGEQVGVLWSELLRRGVKIHFAHRTFKWSNEAPGKAAVHCVIIGFGRSEADHKRMFDYADVKGVPHERQVSNISPYLTDGPDLIVAKRTKPLMPMPNMRCGNKPTDGGHLLLTPAERTELLAHEPEAEAFIKRYIGSEEFINGKERYCLWLVDATPTQLHAMPLVKKRVEAVRRFREASSAAPTKRATSTPTRFFYQSQPDSDYILIPEVSSERRHYVPVGWMTKDVITSNKNYIIAQPNLFLFGVLQSAMHMAWMRLCAGRLEGRYQYSGSMVYNTFPWPQKLEDKHRDAIEATAQNVLDARKAHTGATLAQLYDPNIMPPNLTKAHAKLDRAVDAAYMPDGGQ
- a CDS encoding helix-turn-helix transcriptional regulator is translated as MEKQLNLERVKEAMDRKGVNPATLARELDVSREAVSRWLQGKSLPRPDKLLKLALRLDLQVDQVIVRPDNDSEPVVAFRKMGARKTTKQHIAHAKDIGRLLRRLVPYLPFDKLVRPATLKKPNDDYRYIQDVVSKFRKEIGVRPDDAIDFHHLINRFGELQAVLVPVLWGKKDRHENALHIFLPDSMTTWVYLNIDSEIHDFKFWMTHELGHILAPELRGDIAEDFADAFAGALLFPGDQAARAWEHVHAARSEGAQINRIKGIAEASLISPISVYREINKYAIDAGLRPLSLDPAIYGAAKNLSKAYHNVSTTLFDDNLPGADEYIDRVEKLFQSPFVAVLKQYLIKEAKGPGYIQSILDIPLLDARELHRHLA
- a CDS encoding DNA-binding protein, encoding MAQTKLLLDSNAYFRLAKEIHPLLFQEFGSKAYCLYVLQELEAEYDRSRRLQTKFPWVDAPEYRANRCKPLTLSKRQRADITISEGIMWEAVLTEVPGPTRVDVRNLAHGYVLGVPVVTDDADMATLARMFHVQITSTLQLLKLMLDQRHVTMQDIRRIAGFWRWLGDVPRDFVREYKKIFNEAPPN